The following are encoded together in the Sphingomonas insulae genome:
- a CDS encoding TonB-dependent receptor, which produces MRLRHAILVTTALAGFAGSATAQEAPTTTAPSGTAATQDATGADSGDDILVTGYRGSLREAISVKRNANAVVDVITAEDVGKFPDRNVAESLSHIPGVSIDRRFGEGEKVAILGTDPALNRMLLDGHALASADWGGNDNDPSSRTFNYSLLAPELVDRLEVYKSPEPRIEEGSLGGTVIVRTRRPLDLPANSIFASGGYSYNDRSDKGNVRGSGLYSWRNADETFGVLVAATYDKQNLTRAGVEFFGYDNAAPNADGTYNSPFVNRAANGALTLKNPGATINGGTIADLYKAASPFGINYAYFQQQRERKSLSGTVQFRPSSDLTFTLNGLHIDGNYNNYSQSMYTIPGAWTGDKLQSATISNGVVTAASFGAATSQSAQLDTLVRHTKLKTDNINLFADWEGDNGAKIGFAGGWSKATGGRNPEYLFNVQTKLPFSYAFTNNSADVNFTGDLTNPANYFTNPNNNPATIEGRPVIVNGTQLNAAQIGGLDYSVTTDRDIFGGYDATIPVEFGPFKEILLGSRVTDHVNRIDGRGVNTYLQRSLTGAQLGVTTLVTPDGTFSGSGGNGNATKYLNLPEQSVIDILANAINSPLIKKVGASTKVKETVAASYIQANFDQGGLRGNIGGRLVYTRDVSNYALSLTTTANPNPIPTPTRTVTDYLKFLPSLNIAYEISPKVLVRGAVAKVISRPRYQDLAASVSQNDITNDAGGGNPNLKPYESTNYEVTAEWYPRAGSLVAVELFRREISNYIINTIAPATLFNSLRARLETYNVSQPINGGKAKVNGALISAQSEIWGGFGLQANYTYQDSSTSSVDATGASLNLPYLSKHNVNVIPYFESGPFQARVSYNYRTAYFRTIGRLNSREMVAPYSQLDASASLAITKGIILSVNAQNLLDETYLQYNATKDRPTAFYKNGRTFSAALSFRM; this is translated from the coding sequence ATGCGTTTGCGCCACGCGATCCTCGTCACCACCGCCCTTGCGGGCTTCGCCGGTAGCGCTACCGCGCAAGAGGCACCCACGACCACGGCGCCCTCGGGCACCGCCGCGACGCAGGATGCCACCGGCGCCGATTCGGGCGACGACATCCTCGTCACCGGCTATCGCGGTTCGCTGCGCGAGGCGATTTCGGTGAAGCGCAACGCGAATGCCGTCGTCGACGTCATCACCGCAGAGGACGTCGGCAAGTTCCCCGATCGCAACGTCGCCGAATCGCTGTCGCACATCCCCGGCGTCAGCATCGACCGTCGCTTCGGTGAAGGCGAAAAGGTCGCGATCCTCGGCACCGACCCCGCGCTCAATCGCATGCTGCTCGACGGCCATGCGCTCGCCTCGGCCGACTGGGGCGGCAACGACAACGATCCGTCCAGCCGTACCTTCAACTATTCGCTGCTCGCCCCCGAGCTGGTCGACCGGCTGGAAGTCTACAAGTCGCCCGAACCGCGCATCGAGGAAGGCAGCCTTGGCGGCACCGTGATCGTGCGCACCCGCCGCCCGCTCGACCTGCCCGCCAATTCGATCTTCGCCTCGGGCGGCTATTCGTATAACGACCGTTCGGACAAGGGCAACGTCCGCGGCTCGGGCCTGTACAGCTGGCGCAACGCCGACGAGACGTTCGGCGTCCTCGTCGCGGCCACCTACGACAAGCAGAACCTGACCCGCGCCGGCGTCGAATTCTTCGGCTACGACAATGCCGCACCCAATGCCGACGGCACCTACAACAGCCCGTTCGTCAACCGCGCGGCCAACGGCGCCCTGACGCTCAAGAACCCGGGCGCGACGATCAACGGCGGCACGATCGCAGATCTGTACAAGGCGGCATCGCCGTTCGGCATCAACTACGCCTATTTCCAGCAGCAGCGTGAGCGCAAGAGCCTGTCCGGCACGGTGCAGTTCCGCCCCAGCAGCGACCTGACGTTCACGCTCAACGGCCTGCATATCGACGGCAATTACAACAACTACAGCCAGTCGATGTACACCATCCCCGGCGCATGGACCGGCGACAAGCTGCAGTCGGCGACGATCAGCAACGGTGTCGTCACCGCCGCCAGCTTCGGCGCCGCGACCAGCCAGAGCGCGCAGCTCGACACGCTCGTCCGCCACACCAAGCTGAAGACCGACAACATCAACCTGTTCGCCGACTGGGAAGGCGACAATGGCGCGAAGATCGGCTTCGCGGGCGGCTGGTCGAAGGCGACCGGCGGCCGCAATCCCGAATATCTGTTTAACGTGCAGACCAAGCTGCCGTTCAGCTATGCCTTCACCAACAACAGCGCGGACGTGAACTTCACCGGCGATCTGACCAACCCGGCGAACTATTTCACCAACCCGAACAACAATCCGGCGACGATCGAAGGGCGCCCGGTCATCGTCAACGGCACGCAGCTGAATGCGGCGCAGATCGGCGGGCTGGATTACAGCGTCACCACCGATCGCGACATCTTCGGCGGCTATGACGCGACGATCCCGGTGGAATTCGGCCCGTTCAAGGAAATCCTGCTCGGCAGCCGCGTCACCGACCACGTCAACCGCATCGATGGGCGCGGCGTGAACACCTACCTCCAGCGTTCGCTGACCGGCGCGCAGCTGGGCGTCACCACGTTGGTCACGCCGGACGGCACGTTCAGCGGCAGCGGCGGCAACGGCAATGCCACCAAATACCTCAACCTGCCGGAACAGTCGGTCATCGACATCCTGGCGAACGCCATCAACAGCCCGCTGATAAAGAAGGTCGGCGCCTCGACCAAGGTCAAGGAAACCGTCGCAGCAAGCTATATTCAGGCGAATTTTGACCAGGGCGGCCTGCGCGGCAATATCGGTGGGCGTCTGGTCTACACCCGCGACGTGTCGAACTATGCGCTGTCGCTGACCACCACCGCAAACCCGAACCCGATCCCGACGCCGACCCGGACGGTGACGGACTATCTGAAGTTCCTGCCCAGCCTGAACATCGCCTACGAAATCAGCCCGAAGGTGCTGGTCCGCGGCGCCGTCGCAAAGGTGATTTCGCGTCCACGCTACCAGGATCTGGCAGCATCGGTGTCGCAGAACGACATCACCAACGATGCCGGCGGCGGCAATCCGAACCTCAAGCCGTATGAATCGACCAATTACGAAGTCACCGCGGAATGGTATCCACGCGCCGGCTCGCTGGTCGCGGTCGAGCTGTTCCGTCGCGAGATCAGCAACTACATCATCAACACGATCGCCCCGGCGACCCTGTTCAACTCGCTGCGCGCCCGTCTGGAGACCTATAACGTCTCGCAGCCGATCAACGGCGGCAAGGCCAAGGTCAACGGTGCCCTGATCTCGGCGCAGAGCGAAATCTGGGGCGGCTTCGGCTTGCAGGCGAACTACACGTATCAGGACAGCAGCACCTCGTCGGTCGATGCGACCGGTGCATCGCTCAACCTGCCGTACCTCTCGAAGCACAACGTCAACGTGATCCCGTATTTCGAGAGCGGACCGTTCCAGGCGCGCGTCAGCTACAATTACCGCACCGCCTATTTCCGCACGATCGGTCGTCTCAACAGCCGTGAGATGGTGGCGCCGTACAGCCAGCTCGACGCCTCGGCATCGCTGGCGATCACCAAGGGCATCATCCTGAGCGTCAACGCCCAGAACCTGCTCGACGAGACCTACCTGCAGTACAACGCCACCAAGGACCGTCCGACCGCCTTCTACAAGAACGGCCGCACCTTCTCGGCGGCGCTGTCGTTCCGCATGTAG
- a CDS encoding beta-N-acetylhexosaminidase has product MTQNAGIATIVGGAALALLVPAMAHAQTALPLLPMPQSVVRAAGSITIGNGAAIVASDAGATAAAALLTAHVAAERGLTLVPGAAGPIRFVRDPAVPGDEAYRLAVTPQGIVVAASGDRGLVHGAMTLAQLLSPDTAFGKPVAVPALTITDAPRFAWRGLMIDPARHFLPMPALRAIVDQMAAVKLNTLHLHLTDDQGWRVEIRKYPKLTAVGGWRLPPWTGGAQPTEKVGGFYTQAELKELVVYAATRGITIVPEIDLPGHAQALVAAYPELGILGDAPAVSNNWGIMPYLFNPGPKGIAFVKDVLDELMTIFPGTYVHLGGDEAVKDQWQRSPEVQAQMKALGIKDENALQSWMIDQFGTYLQSKGRRLIGWDEILEGGLPPSASIMSWRGEQGAVDAANQGHDVVLSPGTPLYLNYSQSRLADEPPGRFAPMTLEQVYTYDPMPAGIPADKAKHVLGAQGNLWSEYIVTPYQLQHLIFPRAGAVAEITWSPKDKRDFAGFLPRVQRQGDRWSRGGMHVADSAFAVDIQVDGTRGDALRRNRVPLTLATQVPYGTIRYTTDGSTPTARSAAYGKPLSLKSGAIVRAAAFDANGHATAGIRSFDTSRSALLARTSSDMAACPAGDLGLRVPLTSESRDNAPVFNINLFDTCTLYPAAPLDIARGYTVDVVRLARHYGLAHEAAMVKEHYNVSDHGELLVQVGCIAAAKARAAGDKTARPVAAGAFPLPDPRTAPQQFSFKGTLPAMAGDQDVCFQFTSPIKDPFYTVGRVQLTEAAR; this is encoded by the coding sequence ATGACGCAGAACGCCGGTATCGCGACCATCGTCGGGGGAGCGGCGCTCGCCTTGCTCGTGCCGGCCATGGCCCATGCCCAAACGGCGTTGCCGCTGCTGCCGATGCCGCAGTCGGTCGTGCGCGCGGCCGGCAGCATCACCATCGGCAATGGCGCGGCGATCGTCGCCAGCGATGCCGGCGCGACCGCTGCGGCGGCATTGCTGACCGCCCACGTCGCGGCCGAACGCGGCCTGACGCTGGTGCCCGGCGCCGCAGGTCCGATCCGCTTCGTCCGCGACCCCGCCGTCCCCGGCGACGAAGCCTATCGCCTTGCCGTCACGCCGCAGGGCATCGTCGTCGCCGCCTCGGGCGATCGCGGCCTGGTCCACGGCGCGATGACGCTCGCACAATTGCTCAGCCCCGACACCGCCTTTGGCAAGCCCGTTGCGGTACCGGCGCTCACCATCACCGATGCCCCGCGTTTCGCATGGCGCGGCCTGATGATCGATCCGGCGCGCCATTTCCTCCCCATGCCGGCCCTGCGCGCCATCGTCGACCAGATGGCGGCGGTGAAGCTCAATACGCTCCACCTGCATCTCACCGACGACCAGGGCTGGCGGGTCGAGATCAGGAAGTATCCGAAGCTGACCGCGGTCGGCGGGTGGCGGTTGCCGCCGTGGACCGGCGGCGCGCAACCGACCGAAAAGGTCGGCGGCTTCTATACCCAGGCCGAATTGAAGGAACTGGTTGTCTATGCCGCCACCCGCGGCATCACCATCGTCCCGGAGATCGACCTGCCCGGCCATGCGCAGGCGCTGGTCGCCGCCTATCCCGAACTCGGCATTCTCGGCGATGCGCCGGCGGTCAGCAACAATTGGGGGATCATGCCCTATCTGTTCAATCCGGGGCCGAAGGGCATCGCATTCGTCAAGGACGTGCTCGATGAATTGATGACCATCTTCCCCGGCACCTATGTGCACCTCGGCGGCGACGAGGCGGTGAAGGACCAGTGGCAGCGCAGCCCCGAGGTGCAGGCGCAGATGAAGGCGCTCGGCATCAAGGACGAAAATGCCCTGCAAAGCTGGATGATCGACCAGTTCGGCACCTACCTGCAATCCAAAGGCCGCCGCCTGATCGGCTGGGACGAGATCCTCGAGGGGGGCCTGCCGCCTTCCGCCTCGATCATGTCGTGGCGCGGCGAACAGGGCGCGGTGGATGCGGCGAACCAGGGGCATGACGTCGTGCTGTCGCCCGGCACGCCGCTGTACCTCAATTATTCGCAGAGCCGCCTTGCCGACGAACCGCCCGGCCGCTTCGCGCCGATGACGCTGGAGCAGGTCTACACCTACGATCCGATGCCCGCGGGCATCCCGGCGGACAAGGCGAAGCACGTGCTCGGCGCGCAGGGCAATCTGTGGAGCGAATATATCGTCACGCCCTATCAGCTCCAGCACCTCATCTTCCCGCGGGCCGGGGCGGTGGCGGAAATCACCTGGTCGCCGAAGGACAAGCGCGACTTCGCCGGGTTCCTGCCCCGCGTGCAGCGGCAGGGCGATCGCTGGAGCCGCGGCGGCATGCACGTCGCCGACAGTGCGTTCGCGGTGGATATCCAGGTCGACGGGACCCGCGGCGATGCGCTGCGCCGCAATCGGGTGCCGCTGACGCTCGCCACGCAGGTCCCCTATGGCACCATCCGCTACACCACCGACGGCAGCACCCCGACCGCCCGGTCGGCCGCTTATGGCAAGCCGCTGTCGCTGAAGTCCGGCGCGATCGTCCGCGCGGCGGCCTTCGATGCGAACGGCCATGCGACCGCCGGGATACGCAGCTTCGATACGTCGCGGTCCGCGCTGTTGGCGCGCACTAGTTCCGACATGGCCGCCTGTCCTGCCGGCGACCTTGGCCTGCGCGTGCCGCTCACGTCGGAATCGCGCGACAATGCGCCGGTGTTCAACATCAACCTGTTCGACACCTGCACGCTCTACCCCGCCGCCCCGCTCGACATCGCGCGCGGTTATACGGTCGATGTCGTCCGTCTCGCCCGCCATTACGGCCTCGCGCACGAAGCCGCGATGGTGAAGGAACACTACAACGTCTCCGACCACGGCGAATTGCTCGTCCAGGTCGGCTGCATCGCCGCGGCCAAGGCGCGGGCGGCGGGCGACAAGACGGCACGGCCGGTCGCCGCGGGCGCCTTCCCCCTCCCCGATCCCCGCACCGCGCCACAGCAGTTCAGCTTCAAGGGCACATTGCCCGCGATGGCCGGCGACCAGGACGTCTGCTTCCAGTTCACCTCGCCGATCAAGGACCCGTTCTACACCGTCGGCCGCGTCCAGCTGACGGAGGCCGCTCGATGA